The Gymnogyps californianus isolate 813 chromosome 3, ASM1813914v2, whole genome shotgun sequence genomic sequence ACAAAGGCCCGCGCgtgccgggccgggcggcggcgcgggcgcgGAGCGtgcggggggcggggccgggcgtgTGCCGCcgccgggggccgggcgggcggggggggctcAGGTGCAcccgctccgcccgccgccgccgcccgccgcggcgccgCTGATTGGcccgtcccgccgccgccggcccgaACAATGGCCCCGGCCCGCTtaaaggcggcggcggccgcgccgcgGGCAGAGCGAGGAGCgtgcgccgcgccgccgccggcgcgGAGGCGGCACGAAGATGCCGCGGGGCTTCTTGGTGAAGCGCAGCCGGCGGCCCACTCCCGTCTCCTACCGGGCGCGCTGCTGCCGCGAGGCCGCCGTCGGCTCGCCGCTCCCCGCTggcggcgccccgccgcccgcctgccccgccgcccAGCCGCCGCTACCGCCGCCGCGGGACTCGCCACCGCCGGCCGTGCCGTTCGGGACGCCCGATGCCGCCGTGCAGGCGCTGTACAGTCCTACACGGCCCGTCAGCAGGGACAAGTACCTGGAGCGCAGTTTCAGCCTGGGCTCACCCGTCTCAGCTGAGTCCTtccctgccccggctgtgcCCGGCACCATGGACCCGCTCCTCTTCGCCCCGGCCGAGCTCAAGCTCTGGGCCGCCGCTGGCCACGCGGAGCCGCCCGCCGGCCACGCCGCCGCTGGCACTGGTCCTGGTCCCGGTGGAGCCCCTGTACCACCCGCCCCAGCTGCACCGCCCGCCTCGGGCCGCCCACCGCCCGCCAAGCGCCCGCCGGGCGCCGCAGAGCCTGGCCGGCAGAAGGCCCCGTCGGGCAAGAAGGCAAAGGCGATCCGCAAGCTGACCTTTGAGGACGAGGTGACCACGTCGCCCGTGCTGGGGCTGCGCATCAAGGAGGGCCCGGTGGAGGCACCGGCCAAGGCGCGGGGTGGCTGTGCCCGGCCGCTGGGCGAGTtcatctgccagctctgcaagGAGGAGTACGGGGACCCCTTCGCGCTGGCGCAGCACCGCTGCTCCCGCATCGTCCGGGTGGAGTACCGCTGCCCCGAGTGCGACAAGGTCTTCTCCTGCCCCGCCAACCTCGCCTCGCACCGCCGCTGGCATAAGCCGCGCCCGCCCGCTGCCAAGGGTGGCCCCGAGGCGGGCAGGGCGCCGGCGGAGGAGCCGCCGAAGGAGGTGGGTGGCGGCGGTGGCAGCGCAGCGAGCGGGACACGCCGAGCCCCGGTGGCGCCTCGGAGGCGGGCTCCGAGGAGGGGCTCTTTGAGTGCCCCCGCTGTGCCAAGCGGTTCCGCCGGCAAGCCTACCTGCGCAAGCACCTGCTGGGCCACCCGGCACCAGCACCGGGACCCGCACCGGGACCCGCACCGGCCCCGGAGCCCGCCACCGAGGagccgcccgcgccgccgcctgCCGAGTGCCGCCTATGCCCCGTCTGCGGGGAGACCTTCCCCAGCAAGAGCAGCCAGGAGCGGCACCTCCGCCTCCTGCACGCCGCCCAGGTCTTCCCCTGCAAGTACTGCCCGGCCACCTTCTACAGCTCGCCCGGCCTCACCCGGCACATCAACAAGTGCCACCCCTCCGAGAACAGGCAGGTCATCCTGCTCCAGGTGCCGCTGCGCCCCGCCTGCTAGAGCCGCCCGTGCCTTCccggggcccggccccgcgcccggggctgctcccgctcccccgccggggccgcccggcCGCGCGTCCCGCAGGCTGCGCTTTGGACTCGCCACACGATTAGCTTTAATACGGCTTGTGAACTGCTGGAATCTGGCTTTACATTCACTTTCCGggggtctctttttttttttttccttttttttttttgtttgttcgttCATTTCGGTTTTTATAAATGTGAACAGATCAAACTGCTTGAGGAGAAGTAAGAATTTCCTTTAGTGTAGCCACAAATGCCTTGACTCTGCTGTTGATGGTCTCCAGAAAATGCTGTAGAAACTGCCTTAACTGTGACATGCCAACTTTCTGTTTTTGTTCGTTTTGCCCTTACTAAGGTAGCTCATGAGTTGACTATCTGTATATGTTGGTTTGAGTAATTATGTTATTTATTcgttatttatttatattaattatgAAGATTGATATTATTTGATCGCAGATATTCTAATGTGCTTTTTTTGgtctcccctgcctgccatTTCACTGTGCATTTtagaagatcttttttttctaaagggaTCTGCTAAAAAGGTTTTAACTTTTATACCTA encodes the following:
- the INSM1 gene encoding LOW QUALITY PROTEIN: insulinoma-associated protein 1 (The sequence of the model RefSeq protein was modified relative to this genomic sequence to represent the inferred CDS: inserted 1 base in 1 codon; deleted 1 base in 1 codon); the encoded protein is MAPARLKAAAAAPRAERGACAARRRRGGGTKMPRGFLVKRSRRPTPVSYRARCCREAAVGSPLPAGGAPPPACPAAQPPLPPPRDSPPPAVPFGTPDAAVQALYSPTRPVSRDKYLERSFSLGSPVSAESFPAPAVPGTMDPLLFAPAELKLWAAAGHAEPPAGHAAAGTGPGPGGAPVPPAPAAPPASGRPPPAKRPPGAAEPGRQKAPSGKKAKAIRKLTFEDEVTTSPVLGLRIKEGPVEAPAKARGGCARPLGEFICQLCKEEYGDPFALAQHRCSRIVRVEYRCPECDKVFSCPANLASHRRWHKPRPPAAKGGPEAGRAPAEEPPKEVGGGGGSAXERDTPSPGGASEAGSEEGLFECPRCAKRFRRQAYLRKHLLGHPAPAPGPAPGPAPAPEPATEEPPAPPPAECRLCPVCGETFPSKSSQERHLRLLHAAQVFPCKYCPATFYSSPGLTRHINKCHPSENRQVILLQVPLRPAC